One window of the Bartonella bacilliformis KC583 genome contains the following:
- a CDS encoding lysophospholipid acyltransferase family protein, translating into MVLVLRSLLFTFFFYIATFVQMILYAPFYFLTPRKKAQIFLKTWARITLFLQKHIAGTTYEIEGLENLPNGAYIVAPNHQSAWETVSLFLYFDDPVFILKRELMWLPILGWYIAKMQMIPINRTTPIKALKIVINNAKQKAKQGRQIIIFPEGTRQQPGQKPDYKSGILALYNELGLQVIPIAHNAGLYWPRNNFRRYPGTIRVRILPPIETGLRKHDFLKKLTQKTEKACDELLLLAAQDHTPPPMPSSAVKKLQTLGHTWKGSVCD; encoded by the coding sequence ATGGTGCTCGTCCTTCGTTCTCTTCTTTTTACATTCTTTTTCTATATCGCAACCTTTGTACAAATGATTCTTTATGCACCTTTTTACTTTTTAACACCGCGTAAAAAAGCACAGATTTTTCTTAAAACATGGGCCCGTATCACGTTGTTTTTACAAAAACACATTGCCGGTACAACTTATGAAATTGAGGGGTTAGAGAATCTACCAAACGGTGCCTATATTGTTGCCCCAAACCACCAGTCTGCATGGGAGACTGTTAGTCTTTTCCTCTATTTTGATGACCCCGTTTTCATTCTAAAACGCGAATTGATGTGGCTACCCATTTTAGGCTGGTATATTGCGAAAATGCAGATGATTCCGATCAACCGGACAACACCCATCAAAGCTCTTAAAATTGTCATAAACAACGCAAAACAAAAAGCAAAACAAGGGCGTCAAATCATCATCTTTCCTGAAGGAACACGTCAACAACCTGGTCAAAAACCAGATTATAAATCGGGCATTCTTGCCCTCTACAATGAATTAGGGCTTCAAGTTATTCCCATTGCTCACAATGCTGGTTTATATTGGCCGCGCAATAATTTTCGCCGCTATCCAGGAACAATTCGCGTCCGTATTCTTCCCCCCATTGAAACTGGCTTAAGGAAACATGATTTCTTAAAAAAATTGACTCAAAAAACAGAAAAAGCCTGTGATGAACTGCTCTTATTAGCAGCTCAAGATCATACTCCTCCCCCTATGCCATCCTCTGCTGTTAAAAAACTGCAAACTCTCGGACATACTTGGAAAGGCTCTGTATGTGATTAA
- a CDS encoding ABC transporter substrate-binding protein, producing MVKKVLSLCIAMVAVFTGGSFAQEAQAAQRVKIAITQIVSHPALDKVRKGVEDVLEENGYKNGDNLELTFLSAQGNISTATQIARKFAGDKPDVIVAISTPSAQTILAATKEIPIVFSAISDPVEAKLVSSLVKPGGNVTGVSDRADVAENLKLLREIKPNLKKLGYLYNASEANSVSTLKVLKELANKMGIEVISSSAPKSSDVQAATRALINKVDVIFVPTDNTIIAVLEGATKIALETKIPLFTLDSNSIGRGPFITQGVSYYSVGVDTGKLVLRILNGEKPGDLDVVQADNKNIQVDRKIIEKLGIVLPQTVLERITEVEE from the coding sequence ATCGTGAAAAAAGTATTAAGTCTATGCATTGCTATGGTGGCTGTTTTTACAGGGGGTAGTTTTGCACAAGAAGCTCAGGCAGCTCAGCGAGTTAAAATCGCTATTACGCAAATTGTTTCACATCCTGCTTTGGATAAAGTGCGCAAAGGGGTGGAAGATGTACTGGAAGAAAATGGTTATAAAAATGGTGACAATTTAGAACTGACCTTTTTATCGGCGCAAGGTAACATTTCTACGGCAACACAAATTGCACGGAAATTTGCTGGTGATAAACCTGATGTTATTGTTGCAATTAGCACCCCTTCAGCGCAGACAATATTGGCAGCAACAAAAGAAATTCCCATTGTTTTTTCTGCAATTTCTGACCCTGTTGAAGCAAAATTAGTGTCTTCACTTGTAAAGCCTGGTGGCAATGTAACAGGGGTTTCTGATCGCGCAGATGTTGCAGAGAATCTTAAACTTTTAAGAGAAATAAAACCAAATTTAAAAAAATTAGGTTACCTCTATAATGCATCTGAGGCTAATTCTGTCTCTACACTTAAGGTGTTGAAAGAGTTAGCAAATAAAATGGGAATTGAGGTTATTAGTTCATCAGCACCAAAATCTTCTGATGTTCAAGCGGCAACGCGAGCTTTGATTAATAAGGTAGATGTTATTTTTGTTCCCACTGACAATACGATTATTGCTGTTTTAGAAGGCGCAACAAAAATTGCCCTTGAAACCAAAATACCTTTGTTTACTTTAGATTCTAATTCTATTGGGCGTGGGCCTTTTATAACGCAAGGCGTTAGTTATTATAGTGTAGGGGTTGATACCGGAAAATTGGTTTTGCGTATTTTAAATGGCGAAAAACCAGGCGATCTTGATGTTGTACAAGCAGATAACAAGAATATTCAAGTTGATAGAAAGATCATTGAAAAACTTGGTATTGTCTTACCACAGACAGTTCTTGAACGCATTACAGAAGTTGAGGAATAG
- a CDS encoding ABC transporter permease: MNIFAFWGAVELGLIYAFVAIGVYLSFRVLDFPDLTVDGSFLLGSCVCGVLILLGVNAWVAMLCAFGAGMVAGLLTALLNVQFGILNLLASILTMSALYTINLRIMGIMGGANINLALADTALTPFYGLFGLPDLFIRPLFVGCVLLIVTFLIWRFLTSEVGLAMRATGVNPCMAKAQGIHTAALIYLGMGLANACVAFGGALYIQTAIATDITGGVGTIVFGLAAVIIGETLFRTRNIFWIMVSCIMGSVFYRVAVQFAFEASGIGIDTSTDLQLITALLVMLALIVPRYLGRAST, from the coding sequence ATGAATATATTTGCTTTTTGGGGAGCTGTAGAATTAGGTCTTATTTACGCCTTTGTTGCTATTGGGGTTTATCTGTCGTTTCGAGTTTTAGACTTTCCTGATTTAACGGTTGATGGTTCGTTTCTTCTTGGTTCGTGTGTTTGTGGCGTTTTAATTCTTTTAGGTGTTAATGCGTGGGTTGCTATGTTGTGCGCTTTTGGTGCAGGTATGGTTGCTGGTTTATTAACGGCTTTGTTAAATGTGCAGTTTGGTATTTTAAATCTTTTAGCCTCAATTTTAACGATGTCAGCGCTTTATACGATTAATCTTCGTATTATGGGGATTATGGGAGGAGCTAACATTAATTTAGCGCTTGCAGATACAGCTTTGACACCTTTTTACGGTTTGTTTGGTTTGCCCGATCTTTTTATCCGTCCTCTTTTTGTTGGGTGTGTTTTACTCATCGTGACCTTTTTAATTTGGCGTTTTTTAACCAGTGAAGTTGGTCTTGCTATGCGGGCAACAGGGGTGAACCCATGCATGGCTAAAGCACAAGGGATCCATACCGCGGCATTGATTTATTTGGGTATGGGGCTTGCAAATGCGTGCGTTGCTTTTGGGGGAGCTTTGTATATCCAAACAGCAATTGCTACGGATATTACAGGGGGCGTTGGAACTATTGTTTTTGGTTTAGCCGCAGTCATTATCGGTGAAACTTTATTCCGCACACGCAATATTTTTTGGATTATGGTCAGTTGTATTATGGGATCTGTTTTTTACCGTGTTGCTGTGCAATTTGCCTTTGAAGCAAGCGGTATAGGCATTGATACGTCGACAGATCTTCAGCTTATTACAGCATTATTGGTTATGTTGGCTCTGATTGTACCGCGTTATTTGGGGAGGGCATCAACATGA
- a CDS encoding ABC transporter ATP-binding protein: MIELSHVGVVFKPKTPLEKRALIDINLKINQGSFVTVIGSNGAGKSTLLSVVSGALLPTEGQMMINGHDVSCQSIRERAGRVACVFQDSLMGSCGSLTIEENLALAALRGRHRGFYSALRREKRQFFREKIAQLGLGLEDYLHNRMDSLSGGQRQAVCLIMATLAHADVLLLDEHTSALDPGMADFVMGLTKKIVEENQLTTIMITHSIRQALDYGDRTLMLHGGEVVLDIHQEERKGLKMSDVMGMFQKVRGTVLDDDKLLME, from the coding sequence ATGATTGAACTTTCTCATGTTGGGGTTGTTTTTAAACCGAAAACACCTCTAGAAAAACGCGCTTTAATTGATATTAACCTCAAAATTAATCAGGGGAGTTTTGTCACAGTTATTGGTTCAAATGGTGCTGGTAAATCGACTTTGCTGAGTGTTGTATCAGGAGCACTTCTTCCTACAGAAGGGCAAATGATGATCAATGGACACGATGTTTCTTGTCAATCAATTCGTGAACGGGCTGGTAGGGTTGCTTGTGTTTTCCAAGATTCATTGATGGGAAGTTGTGGTTCTTTGACTATTGAAGAAAATTTAGCTCTTGCCGCTCTGCGGGGAAGGCATCGAGGTTTTTATTCAGCGTTAAGACGTGAAAAACGACAATTTTTCCGCGAGAAAATTGCCCAATTAGGACTTGGCCTTGAAGACTATCTGCATAACCGTATGGATAGTTTGTCAGGTGGGCAGCGGCAAGCCGTCTGTCTTATCATGGCTACTTTAGCTCATGCGGATGTTTTATTGCTCGACGAACATACTTCAGCATTAGATCCAGGAATGGCTGATTTTGTTATGGGTTTGACCAAAAAGATTGTTGAAGAGAATCAATTAACCACTATTATGATAACGCATTCTATCCGTCAGGCTCTTGATTATGGGGACCGCACACTGATGTTGCACGGAGGAGAAGTCGTTTTAGACATTCATCAAGAAGAGCGTAAAGGTTTAAAAATGAGTGATGTGATGGGTATGTTTCAAAAAGTTCGTGGGACTGTTCTTGATGATGATAAACTCTTAATGGAGTAA
- the holA gene encoding DNA polymerase III subunit delta — MAQKKAHEVDHFLTHFSRSFPIVLIYGPDRGLVCERVQRFIKLTQIATDDPFATVRLDAAEIDKDPARLGDEARTLSLFGSDRLVWVSNGANQKNFLEALKLLIAEPPEKSFILIEAGDLKKGIGLRNIVETASVAMALPCYADDVRSLDTLIDEVLESFKMTLSLEARKGLYESLGGDHLVSRRELEKLCLYASEKRHITLEDVKAVVSDVSAFSSDEVIDAILLGDGKEFEVHFSRYVAMHNTPFLVLSTAQRHFQQLQILRYQVEIEQKTAFAVMSQARPPIFFQRKKTVEKALKYWTLEKISYAMEKIQCALLESRKNPLLGEAIIHRVLLELVFMIRRQMSS, encoded by the coding sequence TTGGCCCAAAAGAAAGCGCATGAAGTTGACCATTTTCTAACGCATTTTTCGCGTTCTTTTCCTATTGTTTTAATTTACGGTCCTGATCGCGGTCTTGTTTGTGAACGTGTACAGCGTTTTATCAAACTCACACAAATAGCCACAGATGATCCTTTTGCAACAGTTCGCCTTGATGCTGCTGAAATTGATAAAGATCCTGCGCGATTAGGAGATGAAGCACGCACTTTATCGCTTTTTGGTAGCGACCGTTTGGTATGGGTGTCAAATGGTGCTAACCAAAAAAATTTTCTTGAAGCTCTTAAGCTTTTAATTGCAGAACCTCCGGAAAAAAGTTTCATTTTAATTGAAGCAGGAGATTTGAAAAAAGGAATAGGGCTGCGCAATATTGTTGAAACGGCATCGGTTGCAATGGCTTTGCCTTGTTATGCAGATGATGTTCGTTCTCTGGATACGTTAATTGATGAAGTTTTAGAAAGCTTCAAGATGACTCTTTCTTTGGAAGCACGGAAAGGTTTGTATGAAAGTCTGGGGGGAGATCATCTTGTTTCGCGCCGTGAATTAGAAAAGCTATGCCTTTATGCTTCAGAGAAGCGCCATATTACTCTTGAGGATGTCAAAGCTGTGGTGAGCGATGTGAGCGCTTTTTCTTCTGATGAAGTGATTGATGCTATTTTATTGGGGGATGGTAAAGAGTTTGAAGTTCATTTTAGCCGATATGTAGCTATGCACAACACACCTTTTTTGGTTTTAAGTACAGCGCAAAGGCATTTTCAACAGTTGCAAATTTTGCGTTATCAAGTGGAAATTGAACAGAAAACGGCTTTTGCCGTTATGTCTCAAGCGCGACCACCGATTTTTTTTCAGCGGAAAAAGACAGTTGAAAAAGCTTTGAAATATTGGACACTGGAAAAAATTTCTTATGCTATGGAAAAAATTCAGTGTGCTCTTTTAGAAAGTCGTAAAAATCCACTTTTGGGTGAAGCAATCATTCATAGAGTTTTATTGGAACTGGTCTTTATGATAAGACGCCAAATGTCATCTTGA
- a CDS encoding YihY/virulence factor BrkB family protein — protein sequence MIRNISLCYHILINAISHYWRGDGSAFASHVALSGLLAFFPFFIFGTFFAGFIGAFTYTPQKIAALVQLLPDAITKPLMKEIINVLTIQRRDVLTLSVFGAAYFASNGIEALRTALNKAYRVVDYRSFIFCRFQSLFFVIIGAIGLVVISFSLVLAPVLVKMMQQHSPFITEYVGVIRLWRYTIAIVISLISLLIVHKWLPAGKRKLIDILPGIVVTMFAWFLASMAFAHYLNLTMLNYVSTYAGLASIMVAIIFLYMLSAIFILGGEINAAIMLYRDRLQHPNE from the coding sequence TTGATCAGGAATATATCGTTATGTTATCATATTCTTATCAATGCCATTAGCCATTATTGGCGTGGTGATGGCAGTGCTTTTGCAAGCCATGTTGCGCTTTCAGGACTTTTGGCATTTTTCCCTTTTTTTATCTTTGGAACATTTTTTGCTGGTTTTATTGGAGCTTTTACCTATACACCACAAAAAATTGCAGCACTTGTCCAGTTATTGCCAGATGCAATTACAAAACCTTTGATGAAGGAAATCATCAATGTTTTAACTATTCAGCGCAGGGATGTCTTAACACTTTCTGTTTTTGGAGCCGCTTATTTTGCCTCTAATGGGATAGAAGCCTTGCGGACAGCCTTAAATAAAGCTTACCGTGTTGTAGATTATCGTAGTTTTATTTTTTGCCGTTTTCAAAGTTTGTTTTTTGTCATCATTGGAGCGATTGGTCTTGTTGTTATTAGCTTTTCATTGGTATTGGCGCCTGTCCTGGTTAAAATGATGCAACAACATTCTCCCTTCATTACTGAATATGTTGGTGTTATTCGTCTGTGGCGTTACACGATCGCGATAGTTATTTCATTGATAAGTCTTCTTATTGTTCATAAATGGTTGCCTGCAGGAAAGCGGAAATTAATCGATATTTTGCCAGGAATTGTGGTGACAATGTTTGCTTGGTTTTTGGCGTCGATGGCTTTTGCACATTATTTAAATTTAACAATGCTTAATTATGTTTCGACCTATGCGGGATTAGCTTCTATCATGGTTGCTATTATTTTTTTATATATGCTGAGTGCAATTTTTATTTTGGGAGGTGAAATCAACGCGGCCATTATGTTGTATCGGGATCGTTTGCAACACCCCAATGAATAA
- a CDS encoding YaiI/YqxD family protein, whose amino-acid sequence MLIKNQEQDTQTKPAIILLVDADACPVKSEIYRVMNRYQLKTFIVANHFLSLPNEALLERVIVSQGPDCADNWIVDHVHQASIVITNDILLAARVVQRGGVCLSPTGRVFDISSIGQALAMRNLMEDLREQGCVTGGPRPFCRKDRSTFLSALDLAIQRLKRRGY is encoded by the coding sequence GTGTTAATTAAAAATCAAGAGCAAGATACACAAACAAAACCTGCTATCATTTTGTTGGTTGATGCTGATGCTTGTCCTGTAAAGTCTGAAATTTACCGTGTGATGAATCGTTATCAGCTCAAGACATTTATTGTAGCAAACCATTTTTTATCTCTTCCAAATGAAGCCCTTCTTGAAAGGGTTATTGTGTCTCAAGGGCCTGATTGTGCAGACAATTGGATTGTTGATCATGTCCATCAGGCCAGTATTGTTATCACGAATGATATTCTTTTGGCAGCGCGAGTTGTGCAAAGGGGTGGAGTTTGCCTTTCGCCGACAGGACGTGTTTTTGATATCAGCTCAATTGGTCAAGCTTTGGCTATGCGTAATTTGATGGAGGATTTGCGCGAACAAGGCTGTGTGACGGGTGGACCCCGTCCTTTTTGTCGCAAAGACCGTTCCACTTTTTTATCCGCTTTGGATTTAGCAATACAGCGCTTAAAAAGGCGCGGGTATTAA
- a CDS encoding TlpA disulfide reductase family protein, protein MISQIFISRKNKNKKMQFFIASFIIALSLYTTINHNSTRGTFVANFISKAKAQEINSNTTHMKEIAAIKKAAQGFFSHIRFADKLYDMNQLSFKDIQGKDHKLLEFNGKPILINLWAIWCTPCRMEMPELAQLKHDMGGDNFDVIAINVDTTASPEKIQKFLHEIQADHLVYYRDKTMNIFRNIRKQGLAMGLPVTLLIDKKGRLIASLNGSAPWANDDAKALIKAVIEEIK, encoded by the coding sequence ATGATTTCTCAAATTTTTATCAGCCGAAAAAATAAGAATAAAAAAATGCAATTCTTTATTGCGTCCTTTATCATTGCCTTAAGTTTATACACAACAATAAACCACAATAGCACGAGAGGTACTTTTGTTGCCAATTTTATTTCAAAGGCCAAAGCACAAGAAATAAACTCCAACACAACACACATGAAAGAAATAGCAGCAATCAAAAAAGCTGCTCAAGGCTTTTTTAGTCATATCCGATTCGCCGATAAGCTCTATGATATGAACCAGCTTTCTTTTAAGGATATTCAGGGAAAAGACCATAAACTTCTTGAATTTAACGGAAAACCAATACTCATCAATCTGTGGGCCATTTGGTGCACACCATGCCGCATGGAAATGCCAGAATTAGCACAATTAAAACATGATATGGGGGGAGACAATTTTGATGTTATCGCGATTAATGTTGATACAACAGCGTCTCCTGAAAAAATTCAAAAATTTTTACACGAAATCCAGGCAGATCATTTGGTTTATTATCGCGACAAAACAATGAATATTTTTCGTAACATCCGCAAACAAGGGCTCGCTATGGGACTTCCGGTCACACTCTTGATCGATAAAAAGGGCCGTCTCATTGCTTCCCTAAATGGCTCTGCGCCATGGGCCAATGACGATGCGAAAGCACTGATAAAAGCTGTTATTGAAGAAATAAAATAA
- the argH gene encoding argininosuccinate lyase — protein MTGDKLSNQMWGGRFAAGPAAIMEEINASIDFDQKLYRQDIEGSLSHAAMLAQTKIISHSDYEKIVHGLQLIRQEIETGSFTFSRKLEDIHMNIEARLSELIGPVAGRLHTARSRNDQVAVDFRLWVREAAQKIAQALKDLMEQLLMRAEQHADTLMPGFTHLQTAQPVTFGHYMMAYVEMFGRDLSRMRDAIERMNESPLGAAALAGTGFPIDRFMTAQALGFREPTRNSIDSVSDRDFALEFLSAGALCAMHLSRLAEEIILWSSAQFHFIRLSDAFSTGSSIMPQKRNPDAAELVRAKAGRLNAALMGLLTVMKGLPLAYSKDMQEDKEYVFDGVLNLELSLAAMMGIISDLEVNKEAMKQAAGSGYAIATDLADWCVRELGLPFREAHHITGRAVALAEQKKCSLDELSLDEFQTLHPDINAAVFDVLTIEKSVESRNSFGGTAPSEVLRQVAYWKQHLVTA, from the coding sequence ATGACGGGTGATAAGTTAAGCAATCAAATGTGGGGTGGTCGTTTTGCAGCAGGTCCTGCTGCAATTATGGAAGAAATTAACGCTTCTATTGATTTTGACCAAAAACTTTATCGGCAAGATATTGAAGGTTCATTGTCTCACGCAGCAATGTTAGCGCAAACGAAGATTATTTCACATTCTGATTATGAAAAAATTGTTCATGGTTTGCAACTTATTCGTCAAGAAATTGAAACAGGCTCCTTTACCTTTTCACGAAAGCTTGAAGATATTCATATGAATATTGAAGCACGGCTTAGCGAATTAATTGGCCCTGTGGCAGGGCGTTTGCATACCGCGCGTTCACGCAATGATCAAGTTGCTGTTGATTTTCGATTGTGGGTGCGTGAAGCAGCACAAAAAATAGCGCAAGCTTTAAAGGATTTGATGGAGCAATTGCTTATGCGGGCAGAACAGCACGCAGATACATTGATGCCGGGTTTTACCCATTTACAAACTGCACAGCCCGTTACATTTGGCCATTATATGATGGCTTATGTTGAAATGTTTGGTCGAGATTTATCGCGGATGCGTGATGCCATTGAGCGCATGAATGAATCGCCTTTGGGGGCTGCTGCCTTGGCAGGAACGGGTTTTCCGATTGATCGTTTTATGACAGCACAAGCTTTGGGTTTTCGTGAACCAACACGCAATTCGATTGACAGTGTGTCTGATCGTGATTTTGCGCTAGAATTTTTAAGTGCTGGTGCTCTTTGTGCTATGCATCTTTCGCGTTTAGCAGAAGAAATTATTCTATGGTCGAGCGCGCAATTTCATTTTATTCGTTTATCGGATGCTTTTTCAACGGGTTCATCCATTATGCCACAAAAAAGAAATCCCGATGCTGCGGAGCTTGTGCGGGCTAAGGCAGGGCGGTTAAATGCTGCATTGATGGGGCTTTTAACGGTAATGAAAGGGTTACCTCTTGCCTACTCAAAAGATATGCAAGAAGATAAAGAATATGTGTTTGATGGGGTTTTGAATTTGGAATTATCGCTAGCCGCAATGATGGGGATTATCAGCGATCTTGAAGTCAATAAAGAAGCTATGAAACAAGCCGCTGGTTCTGGTTATGCTATTGCTACTGATTTAGCGGATTGGTGTGTGCGTGAATTAGGGCTTCCTTTTCGTGAAGCTCACCATATTACAGGGCGCGCTGTGGCTTTGGCAGAACAGAAGAAATGCAGTCTTGATGAGTTGTCATTAGATGAGTTTCAAACCCTCCATCCAGATATAAACGCAGCTGTTTTTGATGTTTTGACCATTGAAAAATCTGTTGAAAGTCGCAACAGTTTTGGGGGAACAGCGCCTTCAGAAGTGCTTCGCCAAGTTGCTTATTGGAAACAGCATCTTGTAACTGCCTAA
- the lysA gene encoding diaminopimelate decarboxylase — protein sequence MNFFSYHQGELHAEGLSLSTLAKDVGTPFYCYSSGALVAHFKEYQEAFHDMPSLIAYAVKANSNQAVLRILAAKGAGADVVSEGELRRALAVGITPQRIVYSGVGKTVREIDFALSQDIFCFNVESEPELEQLSARAVALSKTARISLRINPDVDAKTHKKITTGRFDNKFGIPLSLACSAYKKAAQLPGLQVRGMDMHIGSQICDLKPFEDAFLIAADFVRHLWREGYAITHIDIGGGLGISYHPEQNMVPSPADYAALVRKHIAPLGINIILEPGRSIAGHAGVLVTSVIYLKRGEGRNFVVVDGAMNDFLRPTLYDAWQTVVPVKKAPEDAPLIMADIVGPVCETGDYLGLNRSLPMVAAGDLLAITGAGAYGAVMASTYNSRLLVPEILVQNTRYDVIRPRLDYEQLMGLDHIPDWIENF from the coding sequence ATGAATTTTTTTTCTTATCATCAGGGTGAGCTACACGCTGAAGGTCTCTCGCTTTCTACCCTCGCAAAGGATGTGGGAACACCCTTTTATTGTTATTCTTCTGGTGCATTGGTTGCACATTTTAAAGAATATCAAGAGGCATTCCACGATATGCCGAGTCTCATTGCTTATGCGGTGAAGGCTAATTCCAATCAAGCTGTTTTGCGGATTTTAGCCGCAAAGGGAGCAGGAGCTGATGTCGTGTCAGAGGGTGAATTGCGGCGTGCGCTTGCTGTTGGGATTACACCTCAGCGCATTGTTTATTCTGGTGTCGGAAAAACAGTGAGAGAGATAGATTTCGCTCTTTCTCAAGATATTTTTTGTTTTAACGTTGAATCAGAACCAGAACTTGAACAATTATCAGCACGTGCTGTTGCTTTGTCAAAGACGGCGCGCATTTCATTGCGCATTAATCCTGATGTAGATGCTAAGACCCATAAGAAAATTACAACTGGCAGGTTTGATAATAAATTTGGTATTCCGTTGTCATTAGCGTGTAGTGCCTATAAAAAAGCAGCGCAATTGCCGGGTTTACAAGTCCGTGGGATGGATATGCATATCGGCAGTCAGATTTGTGATTTAAAACCGTTTGAAGACGCGTTTCTGATTGCTGCCGATTTTGTCCGTCATTTATGGCGTGAGGGCTATGCGATCACCCATATAGACATTGGGGGTGGGCTTGGCATTTCTTATCATCCTGAACAAAATATGGTTCCCTCTCCTGCTGATTACGCGGCGTTGGTGAGGAAACATATTGCTCCTTTAGGGATTAATATTATTTTAGAACCTGGGCGCAGTATTGCTGGTCATGCTGGTGTGTTGGTAACATCTGTCATATATTTAAAAAGAGGAGAAGGGCGAAATTTTGTTGTTGTGGATGGCGCCATGAATGATTTTCTTCGCCCAACACTTTATGATGCTTGGCAGACAGTCGTGCCCGTCAAAAAAGCACCGGAAGATGCTCCCTTGATCATGGCAGATATTGTCGGCCCAGTGTGTGAAACGGGTGATTATTTAGGGTTAAATCGCTCATTACCGATGGTTGCTGCCGGTGATCTTTTAGCGATTACAGGAGCAGGGGCTTATGGTGCAGTGATGGCAAGTACTTATAATAGCCGACTGTTAGTGCCTGAAATTTTGGTGCAGAATACGCGTTATGATGTTATTCGGCCGCGTCTTGATTATGAGCAATTAATGGGATTAGATCATATTCCAGATTGGATTGAGAATTTTTAA